In the Ornithodoros turicata isolate Travis chromosome 5, ASM3712646v1, whole genome shotgun sequence genome, GAATGCTGCTGGTTTAACTAAAATTCGGAGTACGATGAAAatgacgaagaaaaaaatagcaggaaaTCTCATTATTCAGTTTGCTATGTAGTGAGTTAATACAGTCTTGCGAGACTTTTGCATGGCGTTAGAATGTGTGTGATCTGTGTTTACATTGCAGAAGGTTGCCTCCACTTTCCTGTCATGAAGCCTAGAGATGTATCTCTGATTGTGGTGCAGTGGAGCAGGCTTGCTTATTCACTGACGCTGAGTACAGAACCCTTTCTCATACATAGAACGCCATATTTTAACAACCGCATCATCGGAGGAAAACATGTCCCTGGTTGGTTCATTTTAGCTCAAAATCATTGAACAAAATTGGGCTTTGCTGTAATGCATTGTGTTGTGTGTGACATGGGCAAAAGAAATGGCATCGACCGCAAATAGTGTGCACAGGAGCGGAGCCTTCGAGACAGCAGGTGATTCGAGGCAGGCGGAACTTGAGAAAAGAACCCTGCATTTTATCTGGGCTCAAAGGGACATCGCCTGGGACAtttctcttatcctggtcaatctcatcgctcatcgctcatacctgtagataggttttaactaccacacactctctctcacatctttcccataatcatctccgacacactcaccatagttttggcgctctatggccttcgttgcctttgtgccattaaacgcataatcaatcaatcaatcacatcGCCTGGGGCCGCTTGGTTGCCATCCAGTAGACCTACATctacattttatttttatttttcctccTCTAAAGAGTGTGTCATGACTCGCAGGTGTTGGCACTTGTGGCTCCCGCTCACTTATGGTGAGCACATGGGGGGGAACATGCTCATGAGGGAGTCTTGCCAAAGCATTGTGTATCCCAATCCTACCCGTTTCCAAGCTTACATACCTTGAATATGAAATGATAAAGTAGCACGACTGCCGTGTTTTGGCATATGCATAGTGCAAGAAACAACTGAATTGCTGTTCTAAGATTGTTTTATGAGTAGaaagctggggggggggggggcactacaTCGGCCACGCAGTGGCTGTATTAGCGAGGCACATTGGAGAGCAGGATCTATGTTCGCGCCACATTATCGCCGTGTTCCGTTATCGCTACGCTTCTGTTCACACTCTGGCTTCGTGGGCGCGTGATAAGAAAACAACGGCATAGCTCTGCGATAGGAACCGCAGTTGTGCTTCCTTGCAGTGAGCACTTGAGGCATTGGTATGTGGACGGAAAGGGTGTACAGACTGTTCCGAATGGGCGCAACGCTTCTCCACCCTGTGGACACCACGTATATCCCTGAGACATCCCAGAAAAGTCGCAAATATCACAGATGTCCCGTACGTCACACGGATGTTGCACGGATGTACACAATGGGACGTTAGAGATACTCGTTGCTTGTACATCCCTGCGACATCCCCCGGACATGGAGCACAGGATATGTCACAATAAGAAGAATGACTCTAATTGAAGTTTTATTTTGATTATATTGAATTTTGAATGGTTCTATGTGGGTATATGGCGTTTGTAATGGTAGTAATGTAAATaagtaatgtaatgcatgtgATGGTTTACGAGTGAAACACAGTCTTAGGGTCTagcattgtgtgtgtgtgtacgacattccccagaatgctCCAGCAGATGATGCGAAAAATGTCCTAGCTTTCTGCTGTTACGTAACCGCGAGCGCTCAATGTCGTGTCTtttcgtgcactgctaaccgtggagAACATCCTGCGGCGCAGAAgtaagatattccgtagcagacgacaggaagagGCTCGTGCACCACGCaggcgccgttcgtgcggtctacCCACTAGTCCACTTCTATCGTCgtcatactgcgccatctagtgaaggcGGAGATAACTCTCTCCGGAGCCTCAAGATCGTGCGCATAGgtcgttgtgaaaaaggtccattgctgatggtgagTGGCGGTTACGTTCCCGTtacggttcttgaaaaaaaaaatgggttccaagcggttttcggtttcgaCGGTGCGACGTCATTCCGTAACCGGATGAGTGAGAGGGCAGCGCCGTCCAGTCCCTGTGAGACGgcattctaaaagcgataaaaccccattgcaggggacacggacagacgaagcactgactgacaaacacaTTGTCGTGTTCATCCAACCATtccgtgtcccctgcactggggttttatcgcttttagaatgtaccaccaaacagcccggtttttatcgctttttagaCGGCATTCCTTTTTTCAAGGCCGCGCGCCCTCATTGGGTTTTAGGAGTGACGCGTACTCGTtattccagagagggaattccggcatactctcaacatccggcgtctgctttgTTATATATTCCGCCGAATAACGGTCAAACTACgtcactatttcgcgtgggattttcgatacggTGGTCAGTGGTTCACAAGGAATTTTTTTGACACTATAGTTCGAagtcgactggaacggatgcggccgtccctttaaagggagcaaggaaggAATCGAAAAGAAGATGTCAGGATGAGTAGAAAACAAGGATTACAAGCGGAGTCTGGGGTATATGTTCGCACAAAAAGTCCGAGTGCAGCGCCCAATCCTGGTGCGCAAGAGAACTTCCAATCTATAGCGAGTCCGAAAAGCTGGTTCCCtcagccaacgccacctagatggTGTTCGCCGCGGCCTGCcagtctgtgacgtcacgtcttCCGCCCAATAATGAGGCGCGtatcgtctttttctttttgcggttGTATTCGACGCTGCCCGCCCCGCGCCTCGACGCAGAGCAGTCGACCGGTCGCCttgccaggctccaacagcacCCCATAggggggggtccccgaaatgCACCATTTAGAATATacgcttaagaataaaacattcaagaataatccgcttaaaaatacacggttaaaaatagatctcctaaaataaaccgctcactacccccgcttagagatcaccgtttaataatccaccattaaaaataaactgtttcaaaatcccctcaccatctagcacggaggcggactgattgcaatttgcgccgggttagatcaggttatgttaggtcAAGTTTAATTTGGTTTCGGTTaatttgggatagtttaggatagtttggtcctgtgaggttagtttaagccccttgcttgcagttcaccttgatttgggccataccacatggcTCTAGCAactagggtggatttggggggattttgaaacgatttattttcaacgatatattcttaaccgtggattccttggcgtttttatttaaatggggatatttcggcgattatttttgtgcgttgatttttaagcgtatattctgggagatatatttttaacagtgggtacttacacgtttatttttgaaagattatttttaatggtttcaaacggatacacccccccccccccccccccatagagcccatagtttgagataattcacacaacactgggcacacgaccaatgagagtgcaacgctGTAGAAactatgcaatgccagtcggccaatcaggagccttaactttggctgaccatTCGGCCGGTTCTGgttaccatcgacttctaccggatctcacgcctaccgccgttacccgatattcaaaataactgaagcttcttttggctaaaagaaatatttatttcttttatatattaaatatatatatattaaatattcatttgacacaaagcattgattcaaagatctgatacatgggtgcactgtgaataagtccacaaagtccactgcgttgttggcgcactgtaactaagttcgaacttgaagcaaaacgaacacagccgtcagccctcgaaatccgacTGCGCCCGAGcatgttcttcactctccaaccgctccaactcacgaagcattccagttccggagttgatagactgttcgtgggatagtcgtgtccagaaacagcacaacacacgttgaactGTTCTACGCTagcacttctacaaactgttctgccgattgacatcaccgaaacacggaacacggacgccgtgccggccgattttatgatgagcatcttctttcgttgcttgcagagcggaaggcGTTTGTGgtgcacgtaatcgtaatcctgtctttgttgtcagccctgaaaatccgacggcgcccgaaagcgccttcttcactctccaaccgctccagctatagggttgccacctttcggagtgcaaaataccggctgagggagaggaggtggaatagagggaaagggggaaatgtTCACGGGAAAGGGAGAGTaggtgaggggtggagagtatacagagagagagagagagagagaaagaacgagcgtactcgctcaagacaacaatgacaataataatgaataactaagaaaacgactggtgactacggagttgggtctgtgctccagatttattcaagctgtagtggaatgttgaaaggaaaaccccgtagaAACCTCTATGAAAGCTGCTGAggcacaaataccggcaaaaggctgccggtgtcaccttcctaccggcagctcgagcaaataaccggcctggtggcaaccctagctccAGCCcatgaagcattccagttccgtagttgatacactgttcgtgggataatagtcgtgtccagaaacagcacatcacgcgtagaatcacaaactgttttaccgattgacaccaccgaaacacggaaccctTACAAGAGGACGGGcgccgtgccggccgatgcgtgctatttcgaaactatataTGCTGAAACttctgaaacggccgccgggacgctgcacgcacatgcgcgcgtagaaaatgcaatttcaaaacattgtcgaccaatcggagtgCGCATacagtctgggccaatgagcttgcaaagTTGTAGATCGGCGCATTGGTACATATACTcaacagccgcatcctcggttacctgaggaggactggcctTGCTTCCTCGCCGTAGCAGACggttctcggcagccaataaaagtgctccatgaTCTCACGTGACAACATACCAGAAGGAACTGGGAGAGATCGCCGTCGCACGCGCGCATTAttgtaaactaattttctctGGAAATGCGCGTTGCAAAAGGTAAAACTTTCGTAACAGTTATATCACGCGGTTAAAAAGAAATGTTGCAGGTGTCCTCCATGTTCCTTTAAGAGACCAGTCCAGTCGGGTAGCAActtccgattcacgattttcccgattctagatggcgtgCTCGCCGATCACCTCCAACTCCGAAATAATCCCATTGAGGGAATGCCACTGACCACTACAACAGGCTACGACTCTCGTTCACACTCCCATACCACGATTCGGGGGTGCTATTGGCTGAAGTGTGTTTATATTAGTAGATTAATCATGCTGACCTCGTATTTCTAATGCGTCTTTGTCTTCGTCAAAAACTCAGAGCTGAGGCGTGCAAATCTGAACTGGCGTACGTCTCATCAAATAATGACCAGATCCGACGGCGCTGTAGATGCAAACATCCGAAATCAATCTGCGAAACGTACGCATTTCACAAACGTTATCGATTTAGCCGTACGCCGGCTGTCAAAACTATCTGCGACAAAACTCTCGCAGAACGATATATGATTGTCGATATACCGACAACCGTTTTCAACTTTTCGATTTGCTTTGGAAAGTTaatgaaaaaaaggaaagtggtaATGTAATGCCAAACTGTAGAATGGTAACTTTTCGTAGAAGTTTTTCGTGTAAAAAGACTGAAAATAAAGGGCTGTCACACCCTTTTACTTCGTGTCGTTTTGCATCGGGCGCTGCTTTGCTAGTTCATCGGTAGCTTTCGCCATGTACCTTTCATGCGTACTAACCTCAGCATCGCATGTTTTACACTGCCTCTGATTTTGCACCGAAGCTTCCCTGAGTATAAGCGCTCCCCTTTGAGACTTAGTTGCCTTATGGACCACAATCAAGTTCAGACCACCCAAACTAGGCCTGCTCCAGAGACAACGCAATTGCCACCATGCGCGTTTACCTTCAAGAATTTATCACAAACTACCGATACTTTTCGATGAGTCCTGTTTACCTGGATTCAAGTTCGTTCTTGGCTTCCACTGTCCGTTCCGTCCGGTGGCCCTGGTGCAGTCTGGACGGCCGGCCTCTTCGTGTTCACGTGGGAAAGGATACGGACGACCTGCTGTCTGAGTAAAGGAAAGTACAACGATAGTCTTATCCAGTACGTCGAAGTGAAGACACCGTGTACAGTTTCCGGCTGTGACCATATGCAATATAAAACCCATGGGCGCAAGACAAAGCTCTGTATGAGCGCTGTTTCGTTTCTACTGGCGAAAGCGTGGGCTTGAAAAAGCTGTGTATGCGACAAGGGAGACGGTGCTGGAAGTATTCATGATCAGTGTTCTGTATCATTTGATTAAAAGTGGCTGGCTGTCCAGAGACATAGTTCTCTGTTGTGGCTTCCGGCAGGGAAGCCAGTTGTCCCACGCGGTGTTGGCATTGGATATGCAATGCAGTTGAAGTGGTTTTTCATTATCAATTGAGCACGGGGATGTGAAAGCCTACAACGAATTAGGTCGTTGGATATCAGCCGAGCAACGACGGAACTTTTCCAGAGCTAACCATCTAGGACACCAGTTAGAAGACATGATTAAGGAATGCAAGCTTAGCAGTGGAGACTGCCTCGGAGCCGGGTAATATCTCCACATTTATTTATGTCCGGGAGGGCGAAACCTCTAACGGCACCGTACAAGCGAAGAGGCTTATTGAAGTTATGTAGCACATTCCACTCACAATCGTCTTGACTCCCAGCCATGACGTCATGGAATCTTACTGTGTGACCATTCGTTCGATCACTGCCACCTTGCATTTTCTCACTTCTGCACGATGTCTTTTTCAGGTTACTCGAATTAAGAATGGTTCCTCGTTACGGCAACTGTTACTGTCTCGGATGCAATGCCAGCCGCTTCAGCTGGTGGGCAAAGGCCATGCCTGATCCAAGCAGTGGTATACACCTGCGAGATTTATGTCTGTTCATAACGCGATGGGTGCACTTCTGGGCGACCTCGAGTTTGACCAATTGCCTTGTGAAATGCTGACAACACATTCTGTTTGACTTTTGAGGCCTGACGATGTCCCTAAACATGGAACCCGAAGAGTACCTGCCCGTGATTACCGACGCAGGTTTCTACGTGATGGTGCATCAGCCAGGAATACAAGAGGAGGTCACAGACAACTCGTTGTTCGTTCCACCGGGCTACACGTCGTACATAGGGATCAATTTGGTACGTGCTGGCCTCTTCGCATATTCCTGGAATAACTTCGTTGTCTTACTCTCTTGGCGCGCAGTCCATGCTGCACAAGTTGAGGTCACCGTACGAAAATCCGTGCCAGAGCGAATGGCCAGTCGAGTTTCACAGATACCTTGTGCGAGGACTCATCTATACCAGGAGGGTATGCGCCAGTACTTGCGGTCAGATCTGGTGGCCTTCTTCCTTATATTGTCCTTCCATAAAGTTGTAATATTTTTTGGTTTAGGCCTGCTTAGAGTACTGCTATCAAGTGCACGTGTTTGAGACAAGCGGCTGCCGGTCGTACAGCCATATCGCATCAATGTCTCCGAGGTCGCCAATGCTCCCGTCATGCCACGACGTACTGAAAGGTTTGCAGCAGTCAGTGCTACTCTCAGTGAAAATAAGTGGCGCGTGAGACGCCCAGGTTGTTGACTTTTGAATCATAGACCCATTGGCAGCATAATCTTTCAAGAGCGCGAGAGCATACGGGTATGAGATCAGTGGTGTTTTCTTCGTGAAGTTCTCTCTGCGAAAATGAAGCACGTATAATACTGACCTCCAGACAACACTGTGACGTCCACCGGGCATCCAATGGATATCCATCCGGGACAAACGGGAGTTCCCTGGACATCCCGCGATGTTCCGGTGTCCACCGAATGACGTCCTATTTTTTCCCATGATATCCCGTGGGACACGACAACGGATACGACCAGGACTTCCTGTAGGCTACTCCGGTTGATTTTTGAATGATAGATCCCAATGGCAGCACAATTGTATCGAGAGTGCGGGAGCATAGAGTTAGTCCAATGGTGTTTTCTTCGGCAGGTTCTCGTTGCGAAATGAAGAAATAAGACACCGGAGACTTGAGTCCTGATTATGAGTGACGCCAAAAAGCGCATTCATCGATGATTTCCCTTCGTTCTGACAGATGAATGTGAACAGATGATAGAAGACCAGATCGCCCGAGGAAGCATCACTTGCCAGGTGTCTCCTTCGTGCTTGTAAGTGGTGATTGTAGAAGGAGACCACTAATTACAGCGTTGCGCCAGCGTGCTGTTTGTGAAAATTCTCCCACACGTATTAGGACCAAGTCATATCACACGTCAGTCGGGATGCTCGCCTGGACAAAAACGAAGTAAGCAACTGTCACTTTAAGTAGTTGCCGCATATCGTGTGAACTACCAGCAGGTGTACCTTTCTGGAGTGTATTGTACGCTGTGCTAGTTGCGTGGGCTCCCCATACCTCGGAACGCTCCCTCCCCCACTACCTGATACCTGAGGTTGGGAAATAGAGTTCCAACGGCTTTcttgttaaaggtactgtaaagcagcagaggcAGAATTTCATTTagcgtggctattcgatagtccaagccatcagCACAAAAACGGTgcaaatttcattccaatcggtggtgcagttaattagaaaattaaaactaaaggttacgggcaacactgtattagTATTCGGAAGGGACCGTACTCTCAGCcgcatacggcggcaaccacgttgcatgcgtataacactgggcccgacagccgaacagcgctgcgtttctttttgattttatttctcAAAAACACACTGAAAAGGGGTCTCTGCGTTCCTATTGATGGGGTCGTTCGACACTAGGCGTCGCGCCGCTGCACAATGCCGGATTTTTAAcgataaattaaaaatatttaagaggcgttgtcggtcgtatggttccgcatatgggatttacaagcaacaaagtctcaagCCACGTCGCCAGCATTCCTGCTTGTCGAcggctttacagtacctttaagcttTCGGGCAGAGTCACTTGGCGCCTTCATCAATTGCACTTGCaagctctgcacgaaagctcgtCAATAGAACTAGACCTTCCTAACGCTTTGAA is a window encoding:
- the LOC135395188 gene encoding amiloride-sensitive sodium channel subunit alpha-like produces the protein MRVYLQEFITNYRYFSMSPVYLDSTYNELGRWISAEQRRNFSRANHLGHQLEDMIKECKLSSGDCLGAGLLELRMVPRYGNCYCLGCNASRFSWWAKAMPDPSSGLTMSLNMEPEEYLPVITDAGFYVMVHQPGIQEEVTDNSLFVPPGYTSYIGINLSMLHKLRSPYENPCQSEWPVEFHRYLVRGLIYTRRACLEYCYQVHVFETSGCRSYSHIASMSPRSPMLPSCHDVLKDECEQMIEDQIARGSITCQVSPSCL